One window of Tepidanaerobacter acetatoxydans Re1 genomic DNA carries:
- a CDS encoding arsenate reductase ArsC — protein MKKKVAFVCVHNSCRSQMAEGLAKKLGSDVLEAYSAGTENYPEVKPLAVQVMEEEGVDMGGYYPKLLSDIPKEVDILITMGCNVACPYVPCRYREDWGIEDPSGGPIEDYRKTRNIVKEKVMDLIQRVKSKQI, from the coding sequence ATGAAAAAGAAAGTGGCATTTGTATGTGTGCACAATTCCTGTCGTTCTCAGATGGCGGAAGGTTTGGCAAAGAAATTGGGAAGTGATGTATTGGAAGCATATTCGGCGGGAACAGAAAATTATCCTGAAGTAAAACCGCTGGCAGTACAAGTAATGGAGGAAGAAGGGGTAGATATGGGCGGATATTATCCAAAATTATTAAGTGATATTCCAAAGGAAGTAGATATTTTAATAACTATGGGTTGTAACGTAGCATGCCCTTATGTACCATGCAGGTACAGAGAAGATTGGGGTATTGAGGACCCATCAGGCGGACCAATAGAGGATTACAGAAAAACAAGGAATATTGTTAAAGAAAAAGTAATGGATTTGATACAGAGGGTAAAAAGCAAACAAATTTAA
- the citC gene encoding [citrate (pro-3S)-lyase] ligase, with product MFIERRLSDISQAEELIKKCGLTINYNVDYTVGIFYNDELVATGSLSGDMIQMLAVSPDYQGENLSAIVITHLIKYALEMKKSNLYLFTKPENVSIFESLGFNVVAVAKPYAAFMEWGRPGIAEYCLHIKSLAGKIDKDDDISAIVMNCNPFTLGHLYLIETASAQSDKVFVLLVQEDLSVFPFDVRYKLVIEGTKHLPNVKVIPGGRYVISYLTFPSYFTKDTKLAYAQSAIDVEIFLKHIVPTLTIKRRYIGTEPFSPVTEICNKTIKERLIPAGIEVVEVPRLEKGGSAVSASHVRQLLSQGNITTVKELVPATTYNYLISEDALPIINKLKGNNKKGHF from the coding sequence ATGTTCATAGAACGACGTTTATCCGATATAAGTCAAGCTGAAGAGCTGATTAAGAAATGCGGTTTAACCATAAACTATAATGTAGATTACACGGTAGGTATATTTTATAATGATGAACTTGTAGCAACCGGTTCTCTTTCAGGAGACATGATACAGATGCTTGCGGTGTCACCTGATTATCAGGGAGAAAATTTATCTGCTATTGTTATTACTCATTTGATAAAATATGCTCTTGAAATGAAAAAAAGTAATCTCTACCTTTTTACCAAGCCGGAGAATGTAAGTATATTTGAATCTCTCGGTTTTAATGTCGTGGCTGTGGCAAAACCTTATGCAGCATTTATGGAATGGGGTAGACCGGGTATTGCAGAATATTGCCTTCATATTAAATCACTTGCAGGAAAAATAGACAAAGATGATGACATATCAGCAATTGTGATGAACTGCAATCCATTTACCCTCGGCCACCTTTATCTTATTGAAACGGCATCTGCACAAAGCGATAAGGTGTTTGTATTGTTGGTTCAGGAAGATCTTTCTGTATTTCCTTTTGATGTGCGCTATAAACTTGTCATCGAAGGAACAAAGCACTTACCTAATGTTAAAGTAATCCCCGGCGGAAGATATGTAATTTCTTATCTCACTTTTCCCTCTTATTTCACAAAGGACACAAAGCTCGCATATGCTCAAAGTGCCATAGATGTAGAAATCTTCTTAAAGCATATTGTCCCGACTCTAACCATCAAAAGGAGGTATATTGGTACCGAACCCTTTTCTCCGGTGACAGAAATATGCAACAAAACCATAAAGGAACGTCTCATTCCGGCAGGAATAGAGGTAGTGGAAGTCCCGCGATTAGAAAAAGGAGGATCGGCAGTCAGTGCTTCACACGTTCGGCAACTGCTTTCACAGGGAAATATAACAACAGTGAAGGAGTTGGTTCCTGCAACTACATATAACTATCTTATAAGCGAAGATGCCTTACCAATAATAAACAAGCTTAAAGGTAATAACAAAAAGGGGCACTTCTAG
- a CDS encoding ArsR/SmtB family transcription factor, which yields MDFIEIFKALGDENRIRILNLLMREELCVCEIETMLGMTQSNASRHLNKLKNAGIITSDKKSQWVYYGINNEFIKENNLLYEFLKNKINENVQCLKDVERLKKYKSSGFTCEQLGEDKKQVLKFLR from the coding sequence TTGGATTTCATAGAAATATTTAAGGCATTAGGAGATGAAAATAGAATTAGAATATTAAATCTGTTAATGAGAGAAGAACTGTGTGTATGTGAAATAGAGACAATGCTGGGAATGACTCAGTCCAACGCTTCAAGACATTTAAACAAATTAAAAAATGCAGGTATCATAACTAGTGATAAAAAATCGCAATGGGTTTATTATGGAATAAATAACGAATTTATTAAGGAAAATAATTTACTGTATGAATTTCTTAAAAACAAGATAAACGAAAATGTACAATGCCTAAAAGATGTTGAAAGGCTTAAAAAATATAAAAGCAGCGGCTTTACTTGTGAGCAATTAGGAGAAGATAAAAAACAAGTTCTAAAGTTTCTTCGATAG
- a CDS encoding AbrB family transcriptional regulator — translation MVNLCLTFLVGLIFGYFFYKIRVPGGMMVGAIIGVATLNIFFGRAYMPSYAKYAAQITAGAFIGCSVEKNDIFQLKKLIKPALFILTVLLLLNLTIGFLIYFISPLDLLTSMMSCIPGGMNDIPIISADMGADAPKVVVMQFIRMAAGIGLFPSLISIVASRQNKKINDDLQLNTSKSIKEQAISLDFNTKSAFVRTAAVATVCGIIGKLLNIPAGILIFSMIGVGYYKLRFDNAFMPMWTKRIAQVLSGAYIGCCISFSDVKELKYLVIPALLLLIGYFSTCILGGKILSKYFNMSTKEAMLALTPAGASDMALISSDLGIHSTDLNVLQVIRLVVVVSVFPQIINIIVKLFG, via the coding sequence ATGGTAAATTTATGCTTAACATTTTTGGTGGGTCTGATTTTCGGCTATTTTTTTTATAAAATTCGGGTTCCCGGAGGCATGATGGTCGGAGCGATTATTGGTGTGGCAACTCTAAATATTTTTTTTGGCAGAGCCTATATGCCTTCTTACGCTAAGTATGCTGCACAGATTACTGCAGGTGCTTTCATTGGCTGTTCAGTGGAAAAAAATGATATTTTTCAACTAAAAAAACTAATAAAACCTGCTTTGTTTATTCTAACCGTCCTATTATTGCTTAACCTTACCATAGGATTTCTGATTTATTTTATTAGTCCCTTAGATTTGTTGACATCTATGATGAGCTGTATTCCTGGCGGCATGAACGACATTCCGATCATCAGCGCAGATATGGGAGCAGATGCACCCAAGGTTGTAGTTATGCAATTTATCCGTATGGCAGCAGGTATAGGTCTGTTTCCTTCGCTAATCTCCATAGTTGCAAGTCGTCAAAATAAAAAAATAAATGACGACTTGCAACTCAATACGTCTAAATCCATTAAAGAACAAGCTATTTCTCTAGACTTTAATACCAAATCAGCATTTGTCCGGACCGCAGCGGTAGCTACAGTTTGTGGAATTATTGGTAAATTGTTAAATATACCCGCAGGAATACTTATTTTTTCTATGATTGGGGTTGGTTACTATAAACTGCGTTTTGACAATGCTTTTATGCCTATGTGGACAAAACGTATTGCACAGGTTCTTTCCGGTGCTTATATAGGCTGTTGTATCAGCTTTAGTGATGTAAAAGAACTAAAATACCTTGTCATTCCGGCATTGCTTTTATTAATAGGTTACTTTTCAACTTGTATACTTGGAGGCAAGATCCTTAGTAAATACTTTAACATGTCTACAAAAGAAGCCATGTTGGCATTAACACCTGCAGGAGCATCGGATATGGCACTGATATCCTCGGACTTGGGCATACATAGTACTGACCTAAATGTTTTGCAAGTAATTCGATTGGTGGTTGTTGTTTCGGTATTTCCTCAAATTATCAATATAATAGTTAAGTTGTTTGGTTGA
- a CDS encoding permease: MNILTMLFGWLNDQLLKMKWLSELIRLFVEKVFGLSINDRIGGSIHFFIYDTIKIFILLSVLIFIISYIQSYFPPERTKKILGRIKGIKGNILGALLGTITPFCSCSSIPIFIGFTSAGLPLGVTFSFLISSPMVDLASLMLLMSFFGAKIAIAYVIVGLILAVVGGTLIEKLGLEKYVEGYVREIENIDTDFIEMSRDERISYSKEQVKDIIHKVWLYVLIGVGVGSAIHNWIPQSVIENVIGENNPFAVLMATVVGIPMYADIFGTLPIAEALATKGVGIGTVLSLIMAVTALSLPSMIMLSKVVKTKLLAIFVSIISVGIIIIGYLFNAFSYIFI, translated from the coding sequence ATGAATATACTAACTATGCTGTTTGGCTGGTTGAATGACCAATTATTAAAAATGAAATGGCTTTCAGAACTTATAAGGCTTTTTGTGGAGAAGGTATTTGGCTTGTCGATTAATGATAGAATAGGTGGAAGTATTCACTTCTTTATCTATGATACTATTAAAATTTTTATTTTATTATCGGTATTAATTTTTATTATATCTTATATCCAAAGTTATTTTCCACCAGAAAGGACTAAAAAAATACTCGGTAGAATAAAGGGTATAAAAGGAAACATACTTGGGGCACTACTTGGAACTATTACACCATTTTGTAGTTGTTCAAGTATACCGATTTTTATAGGATTTACTTCGGCTGGATTACCTTTAGGTGTAACTTTCTCTTTCTTGATTTCTTCACCAATGGTAGATTTAGCATCATTAATGCTTTTAATGTCATTTTTCGGTGCCAAAATTGCCATAGCCTATGTGATTGTAGGTCTTATTCTTGCGGTTGTCGGAGGTACTTTAATTGAAAAGTTGGGACTTGAAAAATATGTAGAGGGATATGTTAGAGAGATAGAGAATATAGATACCGATTTTATAGAAATGAGTCGTGATGAAAGAATTTCTTATTCAAAAGAACAAGTTAAGGATATTATCCATAAGGTATGGTTATATGTATTAATTGGGGTAGGGGTAGGGTCAGCAATTCATAATTGGATTCCTCAATCAGTTATAGAAAATGTGATTGGGGAAAATAATCCATTTGCAGTTTTAATGGCTACAGTAGTTGGTATTCCGATGTATGCTGATATATTTGGTACATTACCAATAGCAGAGGCTTTAGCTACAAAAGGAGTAGGAATAGGGACAGTATTATCCCTTATTATGGCAGTAACTGCTTTGTCACTTCCTTCTATGATAATGCTTAGTAAAGTAGTAAAAACTAAACTTCTAGCAATCTTTGTATCCATTATATCAGTAGGAATTATAATTATTGGATATCTATTCAATGCTTTTTCGTATATTTTTATATAA
- a CDS encoding 3-isopropylmalate dehydratase large subunit, whose amino-acid sequence MHAIEKILAKAAGKDEVHAGEIVNCRIDFAEINDLYLQTIYSFYEMGGEKVWDKDKVAFVFDHYSPAPTINSAQIHKEMRQFAKEQGFAHHFDINTGVCHQVLAESGIVWPGMILVATDSHTTTHGAFGAFGTGIGATDMATVLISGELWFRVPEVIKIEINGQLQEGVYAKDVILHIIGKLKADAAVYKAIEFCGNYIENLDVADRMTICNMAVEMGAKTAYMKPNDKVFEYLSTRMNEEFVIEETDLDYDYSETYVFDVSKLSPQLAVPHSVDNVYSIENVDKVKINQAFIGSCTGGRIEDIEAAFKILNGKKIHPDTRLIIIPASTEVFQHAMKLGYIQSLVKAGATFASPGCGPCLGVHEGLLTEGEVCISATNRNFPGRMGSTGAKIYLASPACVAASALEGKITDPRELLKEAKENA is encoded by the coding sequence ATGCATGCTATTGAAAAAATTTTAGCAAAGGCTGCAGGAAAAGATGAAGTTCACGCTGGCGAAATAGTTAATTGTAGGATTGACTTTGCTGAAATAAACGATCTTTATCTTCAAACTATATATTCTTTTTATGAAATGGGGGGTGAAAAAGTCTGGGATAAGGACAAAGTGGCATTTGTATTCGATCATTATTCACCGGCACCTACAATAAATAGTGCGCAAATACATAAGGAAATGAGGCAGTTTGCCAAGGAACAGGGGTTTGCACACCATTTTGATATTAATACTGGTGTATGCCATCAAGTCTTGGCTGAGAGTGGAATAGTGTGGCCGGGAATGATTCTTGTAGCAACAGATTCACATACTACAACCCATGGTGCCTTTGGAGCATTCGGCACAGGTATAGGAGCAACGGACATGGCTACTGTTCTGATTTCGGGCGAGCTTTGGTTTAGAGTTCCTGAAGTAATAAAAATCGAAATCAATGGGCAGCTCCAAGAAGGTGTATATGCCAAAGATGTTATACTACACATAATTGGGAAGCTCAAAGCAGATGCAGCTGTTTACAAGGCGATTGAATTCTGCGGTAATTACATTGAAAACCTTGATGTAGCAGATAGAATGACAATATGTAACATGGCTGTTGAAATGGGCGCTAAAACTGCTTATATGAAACCAAATGATAAAGTTTTCGAATATCTGAGCACAAGGATGAATGAAGAATTTGTCATTGAAGAAACTGATTTAGACTACGACTACTCAGAAACGTATGTTTTTGATGTAAGCAAATTGTCGCCACAATTGGCCGTGCCTCACAGCGTTGATAACGTTTACTCTATAGAAAATGTCGACAAGGTGAAGATTAACCAAGCATTTATAGGTTCTTGCACAGGAGGAAGAATAGAAGATATCGAGGCAGCATTTAAAATACTTAATGGAAAAAAAATACATCCTGACACAAGATTGATTATCATACCTGCCTCTACGGAAGTATTTCAACATGCAATGAAGCTTGGCTATATACAATCGCTAGTAAAAGCCGGTGCAACATTTGCTTCACCTGGCTGTGGGCCATGCTTGGGAGTACATGAGGGTTTACTTACAGAGGGAGAGGTGTGTATCTCTGCTACAAATCGTAATTTTCCCGGACGCATGGGCAGTACAGGCGCCAAGATATATCTTGCTTCACCTGCGTGCGTTGCTGCAAGTGCATTAGAAGGCAAAATAACCGACCCAAGAGAATTACTTAAGGAGGCGAAAGAAAATGCATAG
- a CDS encoding 3-isopropylmalate dehydratase small subunit, producing the protein MHSVLTGKAFVYNNNIDTDQIYPGRYLELVDPKDIAKHCMEGADPTFVERMSYGDIIVAGTNFGCGSSREHAVIALISAGVSVVLAESFARIFFRNSINLALPLMVCPGISKKVSNGDILEVNLREGIVLNKTKREIIQGQKISEHAMNILENGGIKHLFQIKTQKMHQEKSR; encoded by the coding sequence ATGCATAGCGTATTAACTGGCAAAGCCTTTGTTTATAATAATAATATTGATACGGATCAAATATATCCAGGCAGATATCTAGAACTTGTAGATCCTAAAGATATAGCAAAGCATTGTATGGAAGGGGCAGACCCTACATTTGTTGAACGTATGTCTTACGGGGATATAATCGTAGCTGGAACGAATTTTGGATGTGGCTCAAGTCGTGAACATGCAGTAATAGCATTGATAAGTGCTGGCGTAAGCGTAGTGCTGGCAGAATCCTTTGCAAGGATCTTTTTTAGAAACTCAATAAATCTAGCACTTCCACTAATGGTATGTCCGGGAATAAGTAAAAAAGTATCTAATGGAGATATATTGGAAGTGAACCTAAGGGAAGGAATAGTATTAAACAAAACAAAAAGAGAAATCATACAAGGGCAGAAAATATCCGAACATGCCATGAATATATTAGAGAATGGAGGTATTAAGCATTTATTCCAAATAAAGACTCAAAAGATGCATCAAGAAAAAAGTAGATAA
- a CDS encoding sigma-54 interaction domain-containing protein has translation MLLKNKEKTEQFKAVLNHISEGIIAINSNGEITVFNPAAGRIMGISEKEAIGRSIDELVPETILNSVIEKNKAELGQVLRIGQAQVLANRVPIIINNKMVGAVTTIEDITKIQEYEQKIRTKLLVKGQVAKYKFSDIIGESDVLLKTKEKAKKYAATNGTVLIIGESGTGKEMFAQSIHLESERRNGPFVAVNCTAIPQNLLESELFGYQGGAFTGARKEGKSGLFTEAHGGTIFLDEIGEMSTELQVALLRVIQEREVRPVGSNKVIPIDVRIIAATNKDLLQEIQKGAFRRDLYYRLNILKLKVPALRERKEDIKLLSRYFVSKISLKYKKVVSITEGALDRLQRYSWPGNIRELENIIESLIVLADDIITEAQVDELIGENVEEDAENKDSLEIIKNKHILKVLSECGGNQTLAAKRLGISRTHLWRLINNYKK, from the coding sequence ATTCTGCTAAAAAATAAGGAAAAAACTGAACAGTTCAAAGCAGTTCTGAATCATATCAGCGAGGGTATAATAGCAATAAATAGCAATGGAGAAATTACTGTGTTTAATCCTGCTGCAGGAAGAATCATGGGAATTTCCGAGAAAGAAGCTATAGGCCGTTCAATAGATGAATTAGTTCCTGAAACAATACTCAACAGTGTTATAGAAAAGAATAAAGCTGAATTAGGCCAGGTGCTTCGTATTGGGCAAGCTCAGGTTTTAGCAAACCGGGTACCAATAATAATTAACAATAAAATGGTTGGTGCTGTTACAACTATTGAGGATATAACAAAAATACAGGAGTATGAGCAGAAAATCAGGACCAAGCTTCTAGTAAAAGGACAGGTAGCCAAGTATAAGTTTTCAGATATTATTGGAGAAAGTGATGTTTTATTAAAGACTAAAGAAAAAGCAAAGAAATATGCTGCTACTAATGGCACTGTGTTGATTATTGGCGAAAGTGGTACAGGTAAAGAGATGTTTGCTCAAAGCATACATCTGGAAAGCGAAAGAAGAAATGGACCTTTTGTTGCTGTAAATTGCACAGCAATACCTCAAAACTTGTTAGAAAGTGAGCTTTTTGGATATCAGGGAGGTGCATTTACAGGCGCAAGAAAAGAAGGCAAGTCAGGTCTATTTACTGAAGCACATGGAGGAACCATATTTTTAGATGAAATCGGGGAAATGAGCACTGAACTACAAGTGGCATTACTAAGGGTAATTCAAGAGAGGGAAGTTAGGCCCGTGGGTTCTAATAAAGTAATTCCTATAGATGTACGCATAATTGCTGCTACCAATAAAGATCTTCTGCAAGAAATACAAAAAGGAGCATTTAGAAGAGATCTATATTATAGGTTAAATATACTAAAATTGAAAGTTCCAGCTTTAAGAGAAAGAAAAGAAGATATTAAGCTACTCAGCAGATATTTTGTTAGTAAAATCTCATTAAAATATAAAAAGGTAGTGAGTATTACTGAAGGCGCTTTAGACAGATTACAGCGTTATTCATGGCCAGGGAATATAAGAGAACTTGAAAATATAATTGAAAGTCTTATTGTTTTGGCTGATGATATTATTACTGAGGCACAAGTTGACGAATTGATCGGCGAAAATGTTGAGGAAGACGCTGAGAACAAAGATTCCCTAGAAATTATAAAAAATAAACATATTTTGAAGGTTTTATCAGAGTGCGGGGGAAACCAGACATTAGCTGCTAAACGTCTCGGAATCAGTCGCACACACCTTTGGAGGCTTATAAATAATTACAAGAAGTAG
- a CDS encoding type II toxin-antitoxin system PemK/MazF family toxin, with protein MISNTIKYAPTIIVAPITSLKSKTILPTHITIDKEHSGMDVDSVVLLEKVLTIEKKSLRNKMGHINDNIMQQVSRAWMMIGGIETEPNEQIISDKYIIRGEIEWINTVK; from the coding sequence TTGATTTCTAATACCATTAAATATGCTCCAACTATAATTGTTGCTCCGATCACTTCATTGAAGAGTAAGACAATATTACCGACTCATATTACAATAGACAAAGAACATTCTGGCATGGATGTAGATAGTGTTGTATTATTAGAAAAAGTGTTGACAATCGAGAAGAAAAGTCTTAGGAATAAAATGGGACATATCAATGATAATATTATGCAACAAGTGTCACGTGCATGGATGATGATTGGTGGCATTGAAACAGAACCTAATGAACAAATAATATCGGATAAATATATTATACGAGGAGAAATAGAATGGATAAATACAGTGAAGTAA
- a CDS encoding DUF2703 domain-containing protein, with protein sequence MDCKCNTGCCGSTENNRVEGENKIIIDFLYLDLNICNRCQGTGEGLEEAIADVAKVLESAGIEIVVNKIHINSKEKAIQYRFVTSPTIRVNGRDIQMDFKESLCEPCGDLCGNEVDCRVWVYKGKEYNVPPKAMIIDAILREVYGNTEKMPDNEANKEPYQLPENLRRFFESNKKYI encoded by the coding sequence ATGGACTGCAAATGTAATACAGGATGCTGCGGAAGCACAGAAAACAATCGCGTTGAAGGGGAAAATAAAATAATCATTGATTTTCTATATTTAGATTTAAATATCTGTAATCGATGCCAGGGGACTGGCGAAGGCCTAGAAGAAGCTATTGCAGATGTAGCAAAAGTGCTCGAGTCAGCAGGAATAGAAATAGTTGTAAATAAGATTCATATCAATAGTAAGGAAAAAGCAATACAATATAGATTTGTTACTTCACCAACTATACGAGTAAATGGAAGAGATATACAAATGGATTTCAAAGAATCTTTATGTGAGCCATGTGGAGATTTATGCGGTAATGAGGTGGATTGTCGAGTGTGGGTATATAAAGGGAAGGAATACAATGTTCCTCCGAAAGCTATGATTATTGATGCTATCCTGCGCGAAGTATATGGCAACACCGAAAAAATGCCTGATAACGAGGCTAATAAAGAACCGTATCAATTGCCGGAAAATTTAAGAAGATTTTTTGAATCAAACAAAAAATACATCTAA
- a CDS encoding PrpR N-terminal domain-containing protein: MKPILIIAPHRRVEQIARKVVEDYSDVDVVMGLLDRAIEISKNAEKQGVEIIISRGGTANIIKKTVSSIPVVEIPVSPYDLLNAVNSAKK; encoded by the coding sequence TTGAAACCAATTTTAATAATTGCACCTCATAGAAGAGTGGAACAAATTGCACGAAAAGTGGTTGAGGATTACAGTGATGTGGATGTGGTAATGGGATTATTGGACAGAGCAATTGAAATATCAAAAAATGCTGAGAAACAAGGAGTGGAAATAATAATATCTAGAGGCGGTACGGCAAATATCATCAAAAAAACTGTTTCATCAATACCTGTGGTTGAAATACCGGTTTCTCCGTATGATTTGCTTAATGCTGTAAATTCTGCTAAAAAATAA
- a CDS encoding GntP family permease, whose protein sequence is MSIELAFVIGMIVLLVLAIKFRLNAFISLLATAVVIGLLSRMDTVDIIKTITEGFGSTVSSIGIVIIFGVMLGKYLEDSGGAHKMALGAVRMVGEKNSSIAMAISGYLVSIPVFSDVGYVILAPFAKAISQKTKIPMAVLGVSLSAGLLATHVYVPPTPGPLAAAGMLGIDIGRAILYGSFAAIFMTFFGWAFAQFYLAKKGDVFKPEFEESVTEDNLSEQDLPGMFASIFPLLLPMFLILLNTTSKAILPKESTFVKMMSFIGDSNIALAIGVIACVVLLGKRLGKEKVLKVMDRSLSEAGSIIFITAAGGALGAILKSSGAGTAMAEAVMNSGLPFILIPFAIAALLKIIQGSGTVAVVTAATLTAPLAQQLGIDPILIFLATGAGARSFCHVNDSYFWVYTKMSGFDMKTGLSTLSLSNPFMALGGLLATYIVSLWV, encoded by the coding sequence ATGTCAATAGAATTAGCTTTTGTTATTGGTATGATAGTATTGTTAGTTTTAGCTATTAAGTTCCGCCTTAACGCTTTTATTTCTCTTTTAGCAACTGCAGTTGTAATTGGATTACTATCAAGAATGGATACTGTAGATATCATTAAAACAATTACAGAAGGGTTTGGAAGTACTGTAAGCAGCATAGGCATCGTAATAATATTTGGTGTTATGTTAGGTAAATATTTGGAGGATTCAGGAGGTGCACATAAAATGGCTTTAGGTGCCGTGCGAATGGTAGGTGAAAAGAATTCCTCCATTGCAATGGCCATAAGCGGCTATTTGGTTTCTATACCGGTTTTTAGTGATGTTGGGTATGTTATACTTGCTCCGTTTGCAAAGGCTATTTCCCAAAAAACCAAAATACCGATGGCGGTCTTAGGGGTTTCGCTATCGGCAGGATTATTGGCTACACATGTTTATGTTCCGCCAACTCCAGGGCCTTTGGCAGCGGCAGGAATGCTAGGTATAGATATAGGAAGGGCGATACTTTATGGATCCTTTGCCGCGATTTTTATGACCTTTTTTGGATGGGCATTTGCCCAATTTTATCTAGCTAAAAAAGGAGATGTGTTTAAGCCTGAGTTTGAAGAATCAGTAACTGAAGATAATTTATCAGAACAGGACCTTCCGGGTATGTTTGCTTCAATTTTTCCATTACTATTACCGATGTTTTTGATATTATTGAATACCACATCTAAAGCAATTTTGCCAAAAGAATCGACTTTTGTAAAAATGATGTCCTTTATTGGAGATTCGAATATAGCACTTGCTATAGGAGTAATTGCTTGCGTAGTCCTATTAGGAAAAAGGCTTGGCAAAGAAAAAGTCTTAAAAGTAATGGATAGATCGTTAAGTGAGGCTGGTTCGATTATTTTTATAACTGCGGCAGGAGGCGCTTTAGGTGCTATACTGAAAAGTTCAGGAGCGGGTACGGCTATGGCCGAAGCTGTTATGAATAGCGGGTTACCTTTTATACTTATTCCCTTTGCTATTGCAGCGTTATTAAAAATAATTCAGGGATCAGGAACTGTTGCGGTTGTTACAGCTGCAACTTTGACAGCACCATTGGCTCAACAATTAGGGATAGACCCAATTTTGATTTTCCTTGCAACAGGAGCAGGAGCAAGATCTTTCTGTCATGTTAATGATAGTTATTTCTGGGTTTATACAAAAATGAGCGGTTTTGATATGAAAACCGGACTTAGTACATTAAGTCTTTCAAATCCATTTATGGCTTTAGGAGGATTATTAGCAACATATATCGTAAGTTTGTGGGTTTAG
- a CDS encoding thioredoxin family protein, protein MVIKVLGSGCANCKKLEANVKEAVKELGIEATIEKVQDFKDIASYGVMRTPALVVDEQVKIAGKVPTVEEIKKYL, encoded by the coding sequence ATGGTAATTAAAGTTCTAGGTTCAGGATGCGCAAATTGCAAAAAATTAGAGGCTAATGTTAAAGAGGCTGTTAAAGAATTAGGAATCGAAGCCACAATTGAAAAAGTGCAAGATTTTAAGGATATTGCATCATATGGTGTGATGAGAACACCTGCTTTGGTGGTAGATGAACAGGTTAAAATAGCAGGAAAAGTTCCAACAGTGGAAGAAATAAAGAAGTATTTATGA
- a CDS encoding ArsR/SmtB family transcription factor, with protein MILMQILKALSDETRLRILNLLWHEELCVCELEMLLDINQSNTSRHLSRLTNAQIISSKKRAQ; from the coding sequence ATGATACTTATGCAAATATTAAAAGCACTATCTGATGAAACTCGATTGCGTATTTTAAATTTATTATGGCATGAAGAACTATGTGTCTGCGAATTAGAAATGTTGCTTGACATAAATCAATCCAATACTTCTAGACATCTTAGCAGACTCACAAATGCCCAAATTATAAGCTCTAAGAAGAGGGCACAGTAG